A single region of the Biomphalaria glabrata chromosome 15, xgBioGlab47.1, whole genome shotgun sequence genome encodes:
- the LOC106063476 gene encoding protein IWS1 homolog isoform X1: MDSEEDVEQNPSSTPASPVGSYVHSQPGSPARSRSRSRSGSRAQSRSRSRSGSRAQSRSRSRSGSRAKSPSRSRSGSRAASRSRSRSRSGSPANSVGSVQKASGNESDEEVNTKVQSEEEDRDHPSSPPVSPVGSGGQSPVGSPVRSHSRSRSGSRARSRSPSVTRAQSRSRSRSGSRAKSGSRSRSGSRAKSGSRSRSRSPASSVGSVQKSSEKGNDSSDERPVKKSRKILSDSEEDQEVNPASPPVSPVGSGRRSQSGSPAISRSRSRSGSKPRSRSGSRAKSGSRSRSGSRAKSGSRSRSGSRAKSGSRSRSGSRANSGSRSRSVSRAKSGSRSRSGSRAKSGSRSRSNSRANSRSRSRSGSRAGSRLRSRSRSRSRASSAASVQRVSDKENDSEDEVPRKKSRKILSDDEDGKGKGSGDEGEKEKDELIADIFGSSDEDEEFEGFDASEVPKKEKKKKAAVKSDEEDEQGPSGLGEEGSNEAMAEGQGSDDENMDEARKSGEGMFVSDFDLMMQKKKEEMSRQRRKRKDVDLINDNDDLIADLIVKMKEAANLDRELNQKKEVATKKIKMLPYVVNQLKKSDLHGIFLESGILSAMTEWLAPLPDKSLPHLQIRENFLRILQQFPSMHGDMLKSSGIGKAIMYLYKHPREIKENKIIAGKLINEWSRPIFNLTSNYKNLSKEEREQRDYEQLPKKRRTSLEGAQTPKRDIDKALVGEKKALRPGDPGWVYRARVPMPSNKDYVVRPKASSEYQPPQKSSSKKDITRYEKHKRAFMEKKKFSKTIKAVSISIEGRNMAL; encoded by the exons ATGGATTCAGAAGAAGACGTTGAAC aaaaccCATCATCGACACCTGCAAGTCCAGTCGGAAGTTATGTTCACAGTCAACCTGGTTCACCTGCAAGATCACGCTCTAGAAGTAGATCTGGATCAAGGGCACAGTCACGGTCTAGAAGTAGATCTGGATCAAGGGCACAGTCAAGGTCAAGAAGTAGGTCAGGCTCAAGGGCTAAATCTCCTTCTAGAAGCAGATCAGGTTCTAGAGCAGCATCCAGGTCAAGAAGTAGATCGAGATCTGGGTCACCTG CCAATTCAGTTGGATCTGTACAGAAAGCTTCTGGTAATGAAAGTGATGAGGAAGT GAATACCAAAGTACAGTCAGAAGAAGAGGATAGAG acCACCCGTCCTCACCACCTGTAAGCCCTGTTGGCAGTGGAGGTCAGAGTCCTGTTGGTTCTCCTGTGAGGTCACATTCTCGAAGCAGATCAGGCTCTAGAGCAAGGAGTAGAAGTCCATCTGTTACAAGAGCGCAGTCCAGGTCCAGAAGCAGATCTGGCTCCAGGGCTAAGTCTGGTTCTAGAAGCAGGTCTGGGTCCAGGGCTAAGTCAGGTTCcagaagtagatctaggtcaccAG CTAGTTCAGTTGGCTCAGTTCAAAAGTCCTCAGAGAAGGGAAATGATAGCAGTGATGAAAG ACCtgtaaaaaaatcaagaaaaatttTATCAGACAGCGAGGAAGATCAAG AAGTTAATCCTGCATCACCTCCAGTGAGTCCAGTTGGTAGTGGCAGGCGCAGTCAGTCAGGTTCACCTGCAATAAGTAGATCCAGAAGTAGGTCTGGCTCCAAACCTAGAAGTCGGTCTGGTTCTAGAGCAAAGTCAGGATCTAGAAGTCGATCTGGTTCTAGGGCAAAGTCAGGATCTAGAAGTCGATCTGGTTCTAGAGCAAAGTCaggatctagaagtagatcagGTTCCAGAGCTAACTCAGGATCTAGAAGTCGATCTGTTTCCAGAGCTAAGTCaggatctagaagtagatcagGTTCCAGAGCAAAATCGGGATCTAGAAGTCGATCTAATTCCAGAGCTAACTcaagatctagaagtagatcagGTTCCAGAGCAGGGTCTAGGTTGAGAAGTAGATCAAGATCAAGGTCACGTG CTAGCTCAGCTGCATCAGTTCAGAGAGTGTCTGACAAGGAGAATGATAGTGAAGATGAAGT accaagaaaaaaatcaagaaaaattcTATCTGATGATGAAGACGGAAAAG GTAAAGGCAGTGGGGATGAAGGTGAAAAAGA AAAAGATGAATTGATTGCTGATATTTTTGGCTCAAGCGATGAAGATGAAGAGTTTGAAGGCTTTGATGCAAGTGAAGtgccaaagaaagagaaaaagaagaaggcTG ctgtAAAGTCTGATGAAGAAGATGAGCAAGGACCATCAGGTCTGGGGGAAGAAGGCAGTAATGAAGCCATGGCTGAAGGTCAAGGGTCAGATGATGAGAACATGGATGAGGCTAGGAAGAGTGGAGAAGG cATGTTTGTCTCAGACTTTGACCTGAtgatgcagaaaaaaaaagaagaaatgtcTCGGCAGCGTAGAAAGAGAAAAGATGTTGACCTCattaatgataatgatgacCTCATTGCTGATCTCATAGTGAAGATGAAGGAAGCTGCTAAT CTGGATAGAGAACTAAATCAAAAGAAGGAAGTAGCaaccaaaaaaatcaaaatgctGCCATATGTGGTCAACCAGTTGAAGAAATCTGACCTTCATGGTATTTTCTTGGAATCAGGCATACTAAGTGCCATGACA gaaTGGCTTGCTCCACTCCCAGACAAAAGTTTACCTCATCTTCAAATACGAGAGAACTTTCTTCGGATTTTACAACAG TTCCCATCAATGCATGGTGACATGCTAAAGTCAAGTGGAATTGGTAAAGCCATCATGTATCTTTATAAACATCCCAGAgaaatcaaagaaaacaaaatcattgCTGGAAAGCTAATAA aTGAGTGGTCACGTCCAATATTTAATCTCACTTCAAACTATAAGAATTTGtcaaaagaagaaagagagcaAAGGGATTATGAACAGTTGCCAAAGAAACGTAGAACTAG CTTGGAAGGTGCACAGACTCCAAAGCGAGACATAGATAAAGCCTTAGTCGGAGAGAAAAA agCTTTAAGACCTGGTGATCCAGGTTGGGTCTATCGAGCCAGAGTTCCTATGCCATcaaataaagattatgtagTCAGACCAAAAGCCAGCTCAGAGTACCAGCCACCACAAAAG
- the LOC106063476 gene encoding protein IWS1 homolog isoform X2 — MDSEEDVEQNPSSTPASPVGSYVHSQPGSPARSRSRSRSGSRAQSRSRSRSGSRAQSRSRSRSGSRAKSPSRSRSGSRAASRSRSRSRSGSPANSVGSVQKASGNESDEEVNTKVQSEEEDRDHPSSPPVSPVGSGGQSPVGSPVRSHSRSRSGSRARSRSPSVTRAQSRSRSRSRSPASSVGSVQKSSEKGNDSSDERPVKKSRKILSDSEEDQEVNPASPPVSPVGSGRRSQSGSPAISRSRSRSGSKPRSRSGSRAKSGSRSRSGSRAKSGSRSRSGSRAKSGSRSRSGSRANSGSRSRSVSRAKSGSRSRSGSRAKSGSRSRSNSRANSRSRSRSGSRAGSRLRSRSRSRSRASSAASVQRVSDKENDSEDEVPRKKSRKILSDDEDGKGKGSGDEGEKEKDELIADIFGSSDEDEEFEGFDASEVPKKEKKKKAAVKSDEEDEQGPSGLGEEGSNEAMAEGQGSDDENMDEARKSGEGMFVSDFDLMMQKKKEEMSRQRRKRKDVDLINDNDDLIADLIVKMKEAANLDRELNQKKEVATKKIKMLPYVVNQLKKSDLHGIFLESGILSAMTEWLAPLPDKSLPHLQIRENFLRILQQFPSMHGDMLKSSGIGKAIMYLYKHPREIKENKIIAGKLINEWSRPIFNLTSNYKNLSKEEREQRDYEQLPKKRRTSLEGAQTPKRDIDKALVGEKKALRPGDPGWVYRARVPMPSNKDYVVRPKASSEYQPPQKSSSKKDITRYEKHKRAFMEKKKFSKTIKAVSISIEGRNMAL; from the exons ATGGATTCAGAAGAAGACGTTGAAC aaaaccCATCATCGACACCTGCAAGTCCAGTCGGAAGTTATGTTCACAGTCAACCTGGTTCACCTGCAAGATCACGCTCTAGAAGTAGATCTGGATCAAGGGCACAGTCACGGTCTAGAAGTAGATCTGGATCAAGGGCACAGTCAAGGTCAAGAAGTAGGTCAGGCTCAAGGGCTAAATCTCCTTCTAGAAGCAGATCAGGTTCTAGAGCAGCATCCAGGTCAAGAAGTAGATCGAGATCTGGGTCACCTG CCAATTCAGTTGGATCTGTACAGAAAGCTTCTGGTAATGAAAGTGATGAGGAAGT GAATACCAAAGTACAGTCAGAAGAAGAGGATAGAG acCACCCGTCCTCACCACCTGTAAGCCCTGTTGGCAGTGGAGGTCAGAGTCCTGTTGGTTCTCCTGTGAGGTCACATTCTCGAAGCAGATCAGGCTCTAGAGCAAGGAGTAGAAGTCCATCTGTTACAAGAGCGCAGTCCAGGTCCAGAAG tagatctaggtcaccAG CTAGTTCAGTTGGCTCAGTTCAAAAGTCCTCAGAGAAGGGAAATGATAGCAGTGATGAAAG ACCtgtaaaaaaatcaagaaaaatttTATCAGACAGCGAGGAAGATCAAG AAGTTAATCCTGCATCACCTCCAGTGAGTCCAGTTGGTAGTGGCAGGCGCAGTCAGTCAGGTTCACCTGCAATAAGTAGATCCAGAAGTAGGTCTGGCTCCAAACCTAGAAGTCGGTCTGGTTCTAGAGCAAAGTCAGGATCTAGAAGTCGATCTGGTTCTAGGGCAAAGTCAGGATCTAGAAGTCGATCTGGTTCTAGAGCAAAGTCaggatctagaagtagatcagGTTCCAGAGCTAACTCAGGATCTAGAAGTCGATCTGTTTCCAGAGCTAAGTCaggatctagaagtagatcagGTTCCAGAGCAAAATCGGGATCTAGAAGTCGATCTAATTCCAGAGCTAACTcaagatctagaagtagatcagGTTCCAGAGCAGGGTCTAGGTTGAGAAGTAGATCAAGATCAAGGTCACGTG CTAGCTCAGCTGCATCAGTTCAGAGAGTGTCTGACAAGGAGAATGATAGTGAAGATGAAGT accaagaaaaaaatcaagaaaaattcTATCTGATGATGAAGACGGAAAAG GTAAAGGCAGTGGGGATGAAGGTGAAAAAGA AAAAGATGAATTGATTGCTGATATTTTTGGCTCAAGCGATGAAGATGAAGAGTTTGAAGGCTTTGATGCAAGTGAAGtgccaaagaaagagaaaaagaagaaggcTG ctgtAAAGTCTGATGAAGAAGATGAGCAAGGACCATCAGGTCTGGGGGAAGAAGGCAGTAATGAAGCCATGGCTGAAGGTCAAGGGTCAGATGATGAGAACATGGATGAGGCTAGGAAGAGTGGAGAAGG cATGTTTGTCTCAGACTTTGACCTGAtgatgcagaaaaaaaaagaagaaatgtcTCGGCAGCGTAGAAAGAGAAAAGATGTTGACCTCattaatgataatgatgacCTCATTGCTGATCTCATAGTGAAGATGAAGGAAGCTGCTAAT CTGGATAGAGAACTAAATCAAAAGAAGGAAGTAGCaaccaaaaaaatcaaaatgctGCCATATGTGGTCAACCAGTTGAAGAAATCTGACCTTCATGGTATTTTCTTGGAATCAGGCATACTAAGTGCCATGACA gaaTGGCTTGCTCCACTCCCAGACAAAAGTTTACCTCATCTTCAAATACGAGAGAACTTTCTTCGGATTTTACAACAG TTCCCATCAATGCATGGTGACATGCTAAAGTCAAGTGGAATTGGTAAAGCCATCATGTATCTTTATAAACATCCCAGAgaaatcaaagaaaacaaaatcattgCTGGAAAGCTAATAA aTGAGTGGTCACGTCCAATATTTAATCTCACTTCAAACTATAAGAATTTGtcaaaagaagaaagagagcaAAGGGATTATGAACAGTTGCCAAAGAAACGTAGAACTAG CTTGGAAGGTGCACAGACTCCAAAGCGAGACATAGATAAAGCCTTAGTCGGAGAGAAAAA agCTTTAAGACCTGGTGATCCAGGTTGGGTCTATCGAGCCAGAGTTCCTATGCCATcaaataaagattatgtagTCAGACCAAAAGCCAGCTCAGAGTACCAGCCACCACAAAAG